The following coding sequences are from one Anopheles bellator chromosome X, idAnoBellAS_SP24_06.2, whole genome shotgun sequence window:
- the LOC131214048 gene encoding histone deacetylase 6, giving the protein MDSKPNVVTRRGTKQGPTVQTRSRQAAANNENQPRKSQLGQCNSVLTLAEAKKKGKLKMSQNLGSISDAIGDAQLQDTYHNAMSVSDTKRGHTGLVYDDRFALHRCLWDPNYPECPARYLEVTKRVALERLIERCIIVKSRKATEAELVLKHTAEHVEKLKATSGCQDEEKLEKLSSQFDAIFIHPTTYETSLLSVGSTIALVESICKGTIQNGMAIVRPPGHHAMTAEFNGYCFFNNVAIAAQYALNNLGMRKILIVDWDVHHGQGTQRMFYSDPRVLYFSVHRYEHGSFWPNLRESDFDYVGFEKATGYNFNVPLNEIGKTNADYLAIWHQLLLPVASEFHPELIIVSAGYDAAFGCPEGLMELTPAMYSHLLSPLMALARGRVAVVLEGGYCLESLAEGCTLTLKTLLGDPCPKLVEPLQAPSVGVQQSILNCIYSHRNYWKCLQQNEVYDLEEYNNVNPQVNFHKVLQCYNGPPKECKPTDGDQQPKYETRDCYPVLSVDKQKSIHDRLQKLRLLTDLSFSPERLCYVYDEAMLAHRNYHDPSHPERPERLIKIHNRLSKEYQLTERMKLIAGRAATKEELYLVHDKQHVEFIESLEQQQAQLEKIAQRFNSIYFHQQTYKSATIAAGSVLQVVDEVLSGRTRSGLGIVRPPGHHAEPDEPHGFCVFNNVAIAARFALERYCLQRVLIVDWDVHHGNGIQHIFEKDPRVLYISVHRYDHGSFFPKSTDGNFDVVGSGEGEGFTVNIPWNRKFMADPEYVAAFTTVILPIAYEFQPDLVLVSAGFDAAIGDPLGGCRVTPEAYGYLTHWLSALAGGRIVLCLEGGYNTNTIAHAMAMCAKALLGDPLPILAPAGTKSSSASTACFETLRNVVGIQAKYWRSLCFGKKLPSFQKTTSMADELGLSSSGVTKKSDSTAGGSSSKEKVEKPPQTLSDFLKANLEALQNEEMFAIVPSRNCPHLKLLKPETTPSAVDPGSPCVDCGTNKENWICLICFGVYCGRYTGEHMLRHGTQTTDHPLALSFTDLSVWCYSCDMYIDHPALHHYKSLVHEAKFNEPLVWTYGSDLLLEVVGAGAAGGSDNTKAVAKQNPSND; this is encoded by the exons ATG GACTCGAAACCCAACGTCGTAACGCGGCGCGGTACCAAGCAGGGCCCAACCGTGCAGACCCGTTCGCGCCAGGCCGCTGCCAATAACGAGAACCAACCAAGAAAGAGCCAACTCGGGCAGTGCAATAGTGTACTAACCCTAgctgaagcaaaaaaaaagggtaaaTTGAAGATGTCACAAAACCTTGGTAGTATCAGCGATGCGATTGGCGATGCACAGCTGCAGGACACCTACCACAATGCAATGAGTGTGAGTGACACGAAGCGAGGCCATACCGGGCTCGTTTACGATGACCGTTTTGCGCTTCATCGCTGCCTTTGGGACCCCAACTACCCGGAATGTCCAGCGCGTTATTTGGAGGTTACAAAGCGTGTAGCACTAGAGCGATTAATTGAACGCTGCATCATCGTGAAATCGCGGAAGGCCACAGAAGCAGAACTGGTCCTTAAGCACACCGCAGAGCACGTCGAAAAGCTTAAAGCTACGAGTGGCTGCCAGGACGAAGAAAAGCTAGAAAAGCTTAGTTCGCAGTTCGATGCAATTTTCATCCACCCG ACGACCTATGAAACCAGCCTTCTGTCGGTCGGTAGTACCATCGCCCTCGTCGAGAGCATCTGCAAAGGGACGATTCAAAACGGTATGGCCATTGTACGGCCACCAGGACATCATGCCATGACGGCCGAGTTCAATGGCTATTGCTTCTTCAATaacgtcgccatcgccgctcAGTATGCCCTGAACAATCTCGGTATGCGCAAGATCCTTATCGTCGACTGGGACGTTCATCACGGACAGGGCACACAACGCATGTTCTACTCTGATCCCAG GGTGTTATACTTTTCCGTACATCGCTACGAGCATGGTAGCTTTTGGCCCAACTTGAGAGAATCGGACTTTGACTACGTTGGATTTGAAAAGGCTACTGGCTACAATTTCAACGTGCCTTTAAACGAAATTGGCAAGACGAACGCAGATTATTTAGCTATCTGGCACCAGCTGTTGCTTCCGGTAGCTTCAGAG TTTCATCCAGAGTTGATAATCGTTTCTGCGGGCTACGATGCCGCTTTCGGCTGTCCTGAG GGTTTGATGGAGCTAACGCCCGCCATGTATTCACATCTCCTGAGTCCTTTGATGGCATTGGCTCGTGGTCGAGTGGCAGTGGTGCTAGAGGGTGGGTACTGTCTCGAATCACTAGCAGAAGGCTGCACCCTTACGCTCAAGACGCTGCTGGGTGACCCATGTCCGAAGTTAGTGGAACCACTCCAAGCCCCCTCGGTAGGCGTTCAGCAGTCAATATTGAACTGCATCTACAGCCACCGCAACTATTGGAAGTGTTTGCAACAGAATGAGGTGTACGA CCTTGAAGAATACAACAACGTCAATCCACAAGTCAACTTTCACAAGGTACTACAGTGCTACAATGGACCGCCAAAGGAATGCAAGCCAACTGATGGTGATCAACAACCAAAATATGAAACGCGCGACTGCTATCCTGTGCTTTCTGTTGATAAGCAGAAGAGCATCCACGATCGGTTGCAAAAATTGCGACTACTAACCGACCTCAGCTTTTCGCCCGAGCGTCTGTGCTACGTGTACGACGAGGCGATGCTCGCGCACCGTAACTATCACGATCCTAGCCACCCAGAACGCCCGGAACGCCTCATCAAAATTCACAACCGTCTGTCGAAGGAGTATCAACTAACGGAGCGGATGAAACTTATAGCAGGTCGCGCTGCCACAAAAGAGGAACTGTACCTGGTCCATGATAAGCAGCACGTCGAGTTTATAGAAAGCCTTGAGCAACAACAAGCTCAGTTGGAGAAGATAGCTCAGCGCTTCAATTCGATTTACTTCCATCAACAGACATATAAGAGCGCCACTATTGCAGCCGGTTCGGTGTTGCAGGTTGTCGACGAAGTGCTCAGTGGTCGTACCCGCTCTGGGTTAGGCATCGTTCGACCGCCGGGCCATCATGCAGAACCTGACGAACCGCACGGCTTTTGTGTGTTCAACAACGTGGCTATTGCTGCCAGGTTTGCTCTCGAACGGTACTGTCTCCAACGGGTACTGATCGTCGATTGGGACGTCCACCATGGCAATGGCATCCAGCATATATTCGAGAAGGATCCGCGCGTACTCTACATCTCAGTGCATCGCTACGATCACGGTTCGTTTTTCCCCAAGAGCACCGATGGAAACTTTGATGTCGTCGGATCTGGAGAGGGCGAAGGATTTACCGTCAACATTCCGTGGAACCGCAAATTCATGGCGGATCCTGAGTACGTAGCGGCCTTTACCACCGTCATTTTGCCGATTGCCTACGAGTTCCAACCGGATTTGGTGCTGGTGTCGGCCGGCTTCGACGCGGCCATCGGAGACCCGCTAGGTGGATGTCGTGTTACGCCGGAAGCGTACGGTTACTTAACGCATTGGCTGTCAGCACTGGCGGGTGGTCGAATAGTCCTTTGCCTTGAGGGAGGATACAATACCAACACTATAGCGCATGCAATGGCGATGTGTGCTAAGGCACTCCTCGGTGATCCACTACCAATACTCGCACCTGCTGGAACAAAAAGCTCTTCAGCGAGTACGGCCTGTTTTGAGACATTGCGCAACGTGGTGGGAATACAAGCCAAATATTGGCGCTCGTTATGCTTCGGAAAAAAGCTTCCAAGCTTCCAAAAAACTACAAGCATGGCTGATGAGTTAGGTCTGTCCTCATCGGGAGTCACGAAGAAGTCGGACAGTACGGCTGGTGGTTCTTCGTCAAAGGAGAAAGTGGAAAAGCCACCACAGACGCTAAGTGATTTTTTGAAAGCGAACCTTGAG GCATTACAAAATGAGGAAATGTTCGCCATCGTTCCAAGCCGCAATTGTCCTCATCTAAAACTGCTGAAACCTGAAACAACTCCGTCTG CCGTCGATCCCGGTAGCCCTTGCGTCGACTGCGGTACCAATAAGGAAAATTGGATTTGTTTGATATGCTTCGGCGTGTACTGTGGACGGTACACGGGTGAGCATATGCTTCGTCATGGCACACAAACAACTGACCATCCGTTGGCACTCAGCTTTACCGATCTTTCCGTCTGGTGCTACAGTTGCGATATGTACATCGATCATCCAGCACTGCACCACTACAAGTCACTTGTACATGAAGCAAAGTTTAACGAACCACTTGTTTGGACGTACGGAAGCGATTTACTACTGGAAGTAGTTGGTGCGGGTGCTGCTGGGGGCAGCGATAATACTAAGGCAGTCGCCAAGCAAAATCCGTCGAATGATTGA